One Candidatus Binatia bacterium DNA window includes the following coding sequences:
- the hflX gene encoding GTPase HflX, giving the protein MTRGSKLLLDSRSPRERAILVGTERKDAPDTRPVERSLEELERLCESARVEVTGKVVQSLRRVAPSTYVGRGKVEEIRELARRQGANLAVFDDALTPAQQRNLERALGVRVVDRSQLILDIFARRARTLAGKLQVELAQLQYLLPRLPKQWQHLSRIRGGVGVRGPGETQLEVDRRRVRERIATLRRRLAHVERTRCLHREARSELPLLVLVGYTNSGKSTLMRRLTTAEVLVEDQLFATLDPTARRLRLPDGTTALLTDTVGFIRKLPHSFVDAFRSTLEEVRQADLLLHVVDASNPEADEQIRVVDRVLEEIGAGDRPRLLVLNKMDLVREPVPPVPGPESYRVSALTGEGIPELLEAIASRLSGFRERVAVEFPRSREDLLRELHREGRVLSEEYANGTVRVTAVVPKKVAGRLRKFLRGEGTWQLV; this is encoded by the coding sequence GTGACGCGCGGGTCCAAGCTTCTCCTCGATTCGCGGTCGCCGCGCGAGCGGGCCATCCTGGTCGGTACGGAGCGCAAGGACGCCCCGGACACCCGGCCCGTCGAGCGCTCTCTCGAAGAACTGGAGCGCCTCTGCGAGAGCGCGAGGGTGGAGGTCACCGGGAAAGTCGTCCAGAGTCTGCGCCGCGTGGCACCCTCCACCTACGTCGGGCGCGGGAAGGTCGAAGAAATCCGGGAGCTCGCCCGGCGGCAGGGGGCGAACCTCGCCGTCTTCGACGACGCCCTCACGCCCGCACAGCAGAGAAACCTCGAGCGGGCCCTCGGCGTCCGCGTCGTCGACCGGAGCCAGCTCATCCTCGACATTTTCGCCCGGAGGGCGCGCACCCTGGCCGGAAAACTCCAGGTCGAGCTCGCCCAGCTCCAGTACCTTCTTCCGAGGCTCCCGAAGCAGTGGCAGCACCTCTCCAGGATTCGCGGTGGCGTGGGGGTCCGCGGCCCCGGGGAAACCCAGCTCGAAGTCGACCGGCGCAGGGTGAGAGAGCGAATCGCCACCTTGCGGCGCCGGCTCGCCCACGTCGAGCGCACGCGGTGTCTCCACCGCGAGGCCCGCTCGGAGCTCCCCCTGCTCGTTCTCGTGGGGTACACGAACTCGGGCAAGTCGACTCTCATGCGCCGCCTCACCACGGCCGAAGTGCTCGTCGAAGACCAACTCTTCGCGACGCTCGACCCCACGGCCCGCCGGCTGCGCCTGCCGGACGGTACCACGGCACTCCTCACCGATACGGTCGGTTTCATCCGGAAACTGCCGCACAGCTTCGTCGACGCGTTCCGGAGCACGCTCGAGGAAGTCCGGCAGGCCGACCTCTTGCTCCACGTCGTCGATGCGTCGAATCCCGAGGCGGACGAGCAGATCCGGGTCGTCGATCGGGTTCTCGAGGAAATCGGGGCGGGCGACCGGCCGCGACTTCTCGTCCTCAACAAGATGGACCTCGTCCGAGAGCCGGTGCCGCCGGTGCCGGGGCCCGAATCCTACCGGGTCTCCGCCTTGACGGGGGAGGGCATCCCCGAGCTTCTCGAGGCCATCGCGTCCAGGCTTTCCGGGTTCCGGGAGCGAGTCGCCGTGGAGTTCCCGCGCTCGCGAGAGGACCTGCTGCGCGAACTCCACCGCGAGGGGCGGGTCCTGTCGGAAGAGTACG